Proteins encoded in a region of the Candidatus Moanabacter tarae genome:
- the hisC_1 gene encoding Histidinol-phosphate aminotransferase, which yields MSDPSKFLIPILPHLKGVDAYTPGVQPEGGDWLKLNTNESPFLPSPRVEHAIKSQISNLSLYPDPRSLNLRAAIAKTYSLEMERVIVGNGSDDLLNILVRCFSGPENYVGMLVPSYSLYPVLTAIQGAEIIPVLFDREMKFDAAAIISSGANLFFLNSPNSPTGIAVPNVDIREVLNKFDGILVVDEAYAAFAEECALPLVKEFENLVVVRTLSKSHALAGLRVGYAIAAPRIIEYMDRVRDSYNVNRLSQAGALAALSDVEYYAEKICKTKETRDRCYQEFTELGWFTYPSQSNYLFTEPVQRLGETGRQIAVSLYEYLLERKILVRHFGSNKLTEGFLRISVGKDEEMGKFFEVVNQWLRNG from the coding sequence ATGTCCGATCCATCAAAGTTTTTAATTCCTATCCTCCCGCACCTTAAGGGTGTTGATGCATACACTCCTGGGGTACAACCCGAAGGAGGAGATTGGTTAAAGCTTAATACGAATGAGAGTCCATTTTTACCCAGCCCCAGGGTAGAACATGCGATAAAATCCCAAATCTCCAATCTTTCTTTATATCCCGATCCCCGAAGTCTAAATTTGCGCGCTGCAATTGCCAAAACTTACTCTCTGGAGATGGAACGAGTAATAGTAGGGAATGGATCGGATGATCTTCTCAACATACTTGTACGTTGTTTTTCTGGTCCTGAGAATTACGTTGGGATGTTGGTGCCGAGTTATTCTCTTTATCCTGTTCTTACTGCGATTCAGGGTGCAGAAATAATTCCAGTGTTGTTTGATCGGGAAATGAAATTCGATGCCGCAGCTATAATATCGAGCGGGGCCAATCTTTTTTTTCTCAATTCTCCGAACTCTCCAACGGGTATCGCTGTTCCGAATGTGGACATAAGAGAGGTGTTAAACAAATTTGATGGTATACTAGTTGTCGATGAAGCTTATGCGGCATTTGCCGAAGAATGCGCTCTTCCTTTGGTCAAAGAATTCGAAAACCTTGTTGTCGTTCGAACATTGTCTAAGTCACATGCATTAGCGGGACTTAGAGTAGGTTATGCGATCGCAGCGCCTAGAATAATCGAATATATGGACCGTGTACGTGACAGCTATAATGTTAACAGACTTAGTCAAGCAGGCGCGTTAGCTGCTCTTTCTGACGTTGAATACTACGCAGAAAAAATTTGTAAGACGAAGGAAACCCGAGACCGTTGCTACCAAGAATTTACCGAGTTAGGATGGTTTACATATCCTTCTCAGTCGAATTACCTTTTTACGGAGCCAGTTCAAAGATTGGGCGAGACAGGTAGGCAGATTGCAGTAAGTTTATACGAGTACCTTTTGGAGAGGAAAATTCTAGTCCGTCACTTTGGCAGTAACAAATTGACAGAGGGATTTCTTCGAATTTCTGTAGGTAAAGATGAGGAGATGGGAAAGTTTTTTGAAGTGGTAAATCAATGGCTAAGGAACGGATAG
- the hisB gene encoding Histidine biosynthesis bifunctional protein HisB: MAKERIAEVKRKTNETDIFLRLNLDGTGESEISSGIPFFDHMLELFARHGLFDLKLRADGDTDVDFHHTVEDTGIVIGECVKKALGEKLGINRYGYFVLPMDESLAEVSLDLSGRPLLVYHVRASNWFVREFNIGLVREFFQAFANNVGANVHINLQYGEEPHHIAEAIFKAFARALDRATSIDLRRGQSLPSTKGLLS; the protein is encoded by the coding sequence ATGGCTAAGGAACGGATAGCGGAAGTTAAACGAAAGACAAATGAGACGGATATTTTTCTCCGTCTTAACCTTGACGGTACAGGCGAGAGTGAAATCTCAAGTGGTATCCCTTTCTTCGACCATATGTTGGAACTGTTTGCACGCCATGGGTTGTTTGATCTTAAATTGAGGGCTGACGGAGATACAGACGTTGACTTTCACCACACCGTTGAGGACACCGGGATTGTAATAGGGGAATGTGTCAAAAAGGCTTTGGGTGAAAAGCTCGGAATTAATCGTTACGGCTATTTCGTTCTTCCAATGGATGAGTCGCTTGCTGAAGTATCTCTGGATTTGAGTGGCAGACCATTACTGGTTTATCATGTACGCGCGAGTAATTGGTTTGTGCGTGAATTTAATATCGGTCTGGTTAGGGAGTTCTTTCAGGCATTTGCGAATAATGTAGGTGCAAATGTTCACATCAATCTGCAGTACGGGGAGGAGCCCCACCACATTGCCGAGGCAATCTTTAAAGCGTTCGCCCGGGCCCTTGATCGTGCTACCTCGATTGATTTACGACGAGGTCAAAGTCTTCCGTCGACAAAAGGACTTCTATCCTGA